GAGCGGATCACCGCCTTGCCGCCGGCCGGCCAGCCCAGCTCGATCGCGTACAGCGCGCCGTGGCCGGTGGTGAAGCGGAAGTCCTCGGCGGTGTAGGGCTTGGTCTTGGTGTCCTGGAAGGTGCCGCCGACCACTTCGGTCGGACCTTCGCCGTAGGTGCGCCACGGCTGGCTGTCGTAGATCGCCTCGCCGTTGGTCTTGAGCCACTTGCCGATCGACAGCAGGATGTCGCGCTCGGTGTCGGGGATCGAGCCGTCGGCGCGCGGGCCGATGTTGAGCATGAGGTTGCCGTTCTTGCTGACCACGTCCACCAGCATGTGCACGATGAAGGTCGGGGTCTTGTAGGTGTCGTTCTCCACGTAGCCCCACGAGGCGTTGCTGACCGAGGTGTCGGTCTGCCAGTGGGTGGGGTGGATGCCGGTGAGCTGGCCACGCTCGATGTCCAGCGTGCCCGCGCCGTCCGGGAACGCGCCGAGCTTGTAGTTCACCACCACCCCGTCGCCGCGCGCGGCGCCATGGTTGTAGTAGTACGCCAGCATGGTCGGCAGGGTGCTGCGGAAGGTGGGGTGGGCGATCCACCAGTCGAAATAGATCAGTTCCGGGTCGTAGCGGTCGACCAGCTCGGTGGTGCGCGCCAGCCAGTCGTCCAGCCAGGCCTGCGACACCGGCGTCCAGTCGTTGGCGACGTCGGCGTCGTCCTTGCCGCGCAGCCGGATCTGCGCCGGGCCGTACAGGCCGGCGTAGCGCGGATCGTTGACGTCGGACTCGAACGTGCGGCCGCCGTCGAAGAACCAGTTGTGCTCGGCGCGGTGCGAGGACAGGCCGAAATGCAGGCCTTCGGCGCGGATCGCCTTGGACAGCTCGCCGATCACGTCGCGCTTGGGGCCCATCTTGGCCGCGGTCCATTCCGACAGCCGCGAGTCGTACATCGCGAAGCCGTCGTGGTGTTCGGCCACCGGCACCACGTAGCGCGCGCCGGCATCGCGGAACAGCCTAGCCCAGCCCTGCGGGTCGAACTTGGGCGCGGTGAACAGCGGGATCAGGTCCTTGTAGCCGAACGTGGCTTGCGGGCCGTATTTCTCGCGGTGGTGCGCGTAGTCCTTGCTCTCTTTGCTGTCGGGTTGGTACATGTTGCGCGAGTACCACTCGTTGCCGAAGGCCGGCACCGAGAACACGCCCCAGTGGATGAAGATGCCGAACTTGGCGTTGTCGTACCAGCCGGGCGATCGGTAGTTCTTCAGCGAGGCCCAATCCGGACGGAACGGTCCCTTGCGCGCGCCGGCGGCGGCTTCGCGGACCAGCCGCGCGCGCTCGGGCGCGTACGCGGCGGTGGCCTGCAGCCATTGCTGGTCGATCTGGTCGGGGCTGAGCGTGGCGGCGGTGGGCGCGGTCGGCGACGGCGCATCCGCGGCGTCGGCGGACACGGCCGCCAACGCGAGAATGAGGGAGAAACTGCTTGCCAGAGTCTTGCGTACAGCTCCGGCGTGGCGGGATCGGTCCGCGCGCAGGCGGGTCTCGGACGTCATGGAACTGCACTCCTGTGTCGAAGTCGGTCCCGGCGCATGGACGCGCCGGCCCGGGAATTGTAGGAGCGGCCCTGCGCGCCCGGACCGGTGGACGCGTGGCGCGCGCTGCGCTCCTGCATGTAGCGGTGTCGCGTGGATCGGACAGGCAAAAAAAGGGCGCGCCACCGTGGAGGGTCGGTGGCGCGCCAGTCCTACATCAGAACTTGAAGTTCAGCTGCGCCTGGTAGCCGCGGCCGTTCTTGTACATGCCGATCGGCGCGTACTTGACCTCGTTGTACCAGTAGTAGGTGGAGTCGAGCAGGTTGGTGGCGCTGATGTTGACGCTCATCCAGTCGTTGATCTCGTACGAGGCGGTCAGGTCGAGCTGCTTGTACTCGTCGGTGAAGACGTTCGAGTCCAGGCGGCCGATCTGGGTGAAGTACTTGGAGCGGTAGCTGTAGTTCACCCGCACCATCCACGGACCGTTTTCCCAGTAGGGGATCACGTTGTAGGTGTTGCGCGACAGGTACGGCAGGTTCAGGCCGTCCTCGGAGCTGGACTCGGCATAGGTGTAGTTCGCCTGCAGGCCGAAGCCGTAGCCGAACGCCTGCTGGTAGTTCAGCGACGCGCCCTTGACCTTGGCGCCGGTGGCGTTGACCGGACGGGTCACGCTATACGGCTGGTTGACGATGCCGTTGGTCGGGTCGCTGAGGATCTCGGTGGTCGTGGTGCTGACGATGTAGGAACCGATGTCGCGGTAGAACAGTTCCGCCGACAGCATGCTGGACGGGGCGAAATACCATTCGGCGGCCAGGTCGTAGTTGGTCGACTCGTACGGCTTCAGGTCCGGGTTGCCGCCGCTGGCGGTCAGGTCGCCGCTGGTGCTGTTGAGCGAGAACGAACCGGCCAGGTCGCCGTAACGCGGACGCGCGATCACCTTCGCCGCCGAGAAGCGCAGCACCTTGGTGTCGTCCAGGTCATAGGCGATGTTGAAGCTCGGCAGCGGCTTCTTGTATTCGTTGCTGACCTGCTGGAACGAGTAGGTGGTGCCGCCATCGCTGGTCTGGTAGTACTGCGACTTGTCCTTGGTGTCGGCGTAGCGCAGGCCCACGTTGCCGCGGAACTTGCCGGCCTCGAAGTTCATCTGCGCGTACAGGTCACTGGTGATTTCCTTGACGTCGTAGATCTGGCCGAACTTGGGCGTCAGCGCGGGCTGCGGCAGACCCTTCAGGTAGTCCAGCACCGAGTTGAGGTTGGCGGTCGGCCAGGTGACCAGGTCGCCGCTGGCGCCCAGGCCGTCGTACAGGCCGCCCGGCGTGGTGCCCGGGCTGAAATCGGTGAGCAGCACGTCCTGGTTGGCGAAGATCGCATTGCCGCGCGAGTTCTGGCCGTTGTTGTGGTTGATGTACTTGTAGCCCACCAGCACCTTGTTGAACGGGCCCCATTCCAGATCGCGGGCCGCATCGAACTGGAAGTACTTTTCCTTGTCCTCGGTGGTGGTGTACTCGACGCCGCCGGCCTGCTGGCCGGACGCCAGGCCCCAGTTGGAGGCGCTGTTGTTGTCGTAGGTGACGCCGGTGTGCGAGCCGTCGTAGTTGAAGTTGTAGCCGCCGTCCTGCAGCAGGAACTTCATCAGGTATTCCGGATTCTTGCCGCCGGTCGCCTTGGTGGTGCCGACCTGGGTGGTGAACACCCAGTTGTCGCCGTACCAGTCGTGGCGCAGGTTCACGCTCTTGGTGGTGACCTCGCTCTCGCGATAGTTGGTGTCGAGCTGGGCGTACGGCTGGCCGGCGGCGCCATCGGTGACGGTGCCGGAGGTGATGTAGCCGTTCTGGACGTTGGCGCTGGTCACCTTCTGCAGATCGCTGTTGCACGCCGGACAGACGTAGCGCGATTCGCTGAAGTTGTTGTACTTGCCCTTGATGTAGATGCCGGTCAGGTTGAACTCGTTCTGCTCGTTCGGCTTCCACTGCAGCGCGCCCTGCAGGCCGTTGCGCTCGCGGGTCTGCTGGAAGTAGGCGCTGTTGATGCCGGCCGGAACCTTGGCAGTAGCAACGTTACCTCCGTCGCCCGAAATGGCAGCGGTGGCGGGGATACCGGCGCCGGTGGTGTAGCCGAAGAACTCGATGCCGGCGCGCGCGATGTCCTGCTTGTCGTGGGTGGCGGAGATCAGCGCGCCGAAGGTCTCGTCGTCGTTCTTCCAGCTCCACAGCGCCGAGCCGCGCGGATTGCCTTCTTCCGAACGGTCGTTGTAGTTGTAGCCGACCGAGCCGCGGATGGTGTTCTTCGGCAGGTCCAGCGGCTTGCGGGTGTGCACGATCACGGTGCCGCCGATTGAGCCTTCGTCGATGCGGGCTTCCGGGGTCTTGTAGACCTCCATCAGGCCGATGATTTCCGGCGACAGCAGGGTGTAGTTGAAGGTGCGGCCGCTGGTGTCGGACGGGTTGCCGCCCCAGTCGCCCGAAGCGATGGTCTGGCCGTTGAGCAGCACGCGGTTCAGCGCCGGGTCGGTGCCGTTGATGCTGACCTTCTCGCCTTCGCCGAACTGGCGGTCCACGCTGATGCCGGGCAGATGCGCCAGCGACTCGGCGGCGTTGGTGTCCGGGAACTTGCCGATGTCCTCGGCGCTGATCGCGTCGACGATGGAGTTGGCCGAGCGCTTGACTGCCTGGCTCTTCTCCAGCGAGGCGCGGTAGCCGGTGACGGTGATCGTGTCCAGTTCCTGGACGTTCTTCGACTCTGCGCCGGAAGCGGGTGCTTCCTGCGCCATTGCATTACCGGACAGGTACAGCGCGGCCATGATGCTGATGGCTAACGTAGTGGTGCGGCTATTCATTGGCTAAACCTCTGGGTTGGTACATGGGCATGAGGTGCCAACCGGTGTTCCGGCGTGCTGGCCGCTGCCCGGCCTGTATGGCGCGTCCCCTTGCGGTGGCTGCGCGTGTCGCGTTCGGTGCGCGTCGTCCGGTCGCTGACGCGGAAGTAGCCGGCCGGCGGCACCGAAGCGCCGGTCCTTCCTTTGTTTCCTGGTGCAAAACCAAATACAGCAAGCAGTGCATGTCCTGATATTCCGTGCTCGCCGGACGTCCCGGCGGGCAGTGGCGCAAGCGATCCGCTTTCCATCGCGGGCGCGCGCCGTAGGACGGCTCCGGTACGCGCTTGCCATGACGCTGGAACTGCAGTCGGTGCTGGTTCCAGGCCCTGAACGTGCCATGTCTCGAAGCTGTAAAAATTTGTGTGATTCGAGTCTGTAATAGCGCTGACAGCGTTGTCAACACATGCTTCACGGAATCTTGACAAATCTCGGTGCGATTGCCGCCAAGTGCACCGCAATGGCGTGGGAGAAGGCGCCAGTGCTGGACGTAGGTATTTGTCTACGAAGGAAATTATGCCGCGGGCAGAATTGAGGGGTGCATTTGCTGCCGCATCTGCGGTGTCCCGCCCATTGTGGTCGGCAGCACACTTTTTTCGTAATTTTGTGCATTGCGGCGAACTTTTTGCGACAACTGTTCACTGGTGGACAGCCCTGCATGGCATGGGTGTGACCCGTTCGGACAGGACAACGACCACGCCACGATGGCGATGGTGAAGGAGCGAGGAAGGGCGAGACTGGACGACATTCACCTTGACAACGTTGTCAAAGTGGTCCGAAACTCGATCGATCAACAGGCCAGTTGGCGTGCGCCCCATCGGGCGCAACGGGAGAATACGTGTCTGCAAGCAGTTCGCCAGTAGGAGCGGCCGCCTCGCGCGCCGAGCCTTTCATCGCCGCCGACGTCGGCGGCACGCATGTCCGGATCGGCCTGGTGGCGCGCGGTGACGCGACCGACACCGCGCCGGTCAAGGTGCTGGACTATCGCAAGTACCGCTGTGCCGACTACCCGGGCCTGGCCGAGATCATCGGCGAGTTCCTGTCCGGGGTGACCGGGCCGGCGCCCACCCGCGGCGTGATCGCCAGCGCCGGCTATGCGCTGGAGGACGGCCGGGTGATCACCACCAACCTGCCGTGGAGCCTGTCGCCGCCGGAGATCCGCGAGCGCCTGGGCCTGCAGGCATTGCACCTGGTCAACGATTTCGAGGCGGTGGCGTACGCGGCCTCGTCAATGGACGCCAGCGAAGTGCTGCACGTGACCGGCCCGCGCAAGGCGCAGCGCGGACCGGCGCTGGTGATCGGCCCGGGGACCGGGCTGGGCGCGGCGGTCTGGATTCCCGCCAACGGCGGCGCCGTGGTGCTGGCCACCGAAGCCGGCCATGCGGCCCTGCCGCTGGGCAGCGAACTGGAGTTGGCCATGGCGCAACGGCTGCTGCGCACGCGCAGCTACGTGCCGGTGGAGCATTTCCTGTCCGGTCCCGGGTTGCTCAACCTCTATAGAGTGTTGTGCGAACTGCGCGACGCTGCGCCGGTGCATGCCACGCCCAGCGAGGTCACCGCGGCGGCGCTGGCCGGGCACGATGCGCTGGCGCGCGAGGCGCTGTCGGCGTTCTGCGGCCTGCTCGGCAGCGTGGTCGGCGACATGGCGCTGCTGTACGGCATCCAGAGCGGCATCTACCTGGCCGGCGGCTTCCTGCCGCAGATCGGCGAATTCCTGGCCGCCAGCGATTTCGTCGCGCGCTACTTGAACAAGGGCGCGATGCGTCCGGCGCTGGAGCAGATCCCGGTGAAGCTCGTGGAGCACGGCCAGCTCGGGGTGATCGGCGCGGCCAACTGGTTCCTGCAGCAGCAGCGGTAGCGCGTCGCGATCCGGTGGTTCGCGGCGTCGAAGCGGACCGGTTGCGACCGGTCGGTCGGTAACGCACGCCGCGACTGAAGTCGCTCCCGCATGCAGGCGGCCGCGTCGGGCGGGCGCCGCGTGGCCCGTCGCGGCGATCCGTCGCCACGGGCTTTTTCTTCTCGATCTCGGCGCCCGTCGCCGGCGCGCAATCGCTCCTGCAGCGACGTTTCGTGCCGGCCAGCGACGAAGCCGCGGCCGGGCATGCGCGCATGGCGGCGGCGGCCGCGCCGCCGCCGCCATCGCCGCGACTACAGCGTGAAGTGCACGCTGAGCATGTAGCCGCGCCCGTTCTTGTACAGGTAGTAGGGCTGGCTCTCCTGGCCGACGTAGCTGTAGTAGGTCTCGTCGAGCAGGTTGCTGCCTTCCAGCTGCAGCTTGACCTTGTCGGTGATCGCGTAGGACACCGACGCATCGAGCTGGGTGAAGGCGTCGGTCATCTGGTTCGCGCCCAGGCGCCCGATCTGGGTGAAGTAGGCCGAACGCCAGCCCAGGGTCAGCCGCGCTTCCCAGGGCCCCTTCTCGAAGTAGGGGCTGAGGTTGTAGCTGTTCTTGGAGTTGTAGGGCAGGTTGTAGTCGCCCTGGGTGTCGGCCTTGGAATAGGTGTAGTTCGCCGCCACGCCGAAACCGCCGCCCAGTTCCTGCTGGTAGCTCAGCGACACGCCCTTGACCTTGGCCGCGCCGGAGTTCTGCGGCAGGGTCACCTCGTAGATGTCCTCGCGGTTATAGGTGTTGTTGTGCAGCGGCCGCTGCACCAGGGTCTGCAGGATGTAGTTGGAGATGTCGCGGTAGAACAGCTCGCCGGCGAGCACGCTGTTGGGCGCGAAATACCATTCCAGCGACGCGCCGTAGTTGGTGGAGCGGTACGGATCCAGCGCCGGATTGCCACTGCTGGCGGTGAGCTTGTTGTCGTCGGCGTTGACGTAGGGGGTGAGGTCGGCATAGCGCGGGCGGGCGATCACCTTGGCCGCGGCCACGCGCAGGATCAGTGCGTCGGACAGGTCGTAGGCGAAGTTCAGCGACGGCAGCCATTCGCCGTAGGACTTGTTGTAGCGCACCGGCGCATAGGCGCTGCCGTCGTACTGGTAGCCGCCGATCGCGTCGCGGGTGTTGACGTAGCGCACGCCGATGTTGCCGCGGTAGTTGTAGCCGGAGAAATCGGCCTGCAGGTAGGCGGCGCGGTTGCGCTCGACCACGTCGAAGGTGCTGCCGTAGCTGGGCGCCAGCGTATCGCTGCCGGGCAGGCCGCTGACGTAGCCGATCAGCGCGCCCGGGCTCTGCCGCGGCCAATGGCGCATGTCGTCGCTGACCGACAGGCCGTCCAGGTAGCCGCCGGGCGTGTCGCCGCCGTAGACCGCGCCCAGCGTGGTGGCCGGATCGGCCGGGAAGCTGTCGTAGTACATGTCCTGGGCGGTGCTGTGGCGGGTGGCCTTCACTCCGAGCCGCAGCTTGGTGATCGGGCCCCAGGCCACGTCGTGGTCGAAGTCCAGCTGCGCGTAGCGTTCCTTGTCCAGGTTCGGATAGCGGTTCACGGTGGCGCCGATCACCGACATCGTGTCCAGCGCCGACGGCGGCACGGCGTAGTCCACGCCGACCCTGCGATGGTCGATCGCGTAGTCGTAGGCGCCGTTGCCGCGGAAGGTGAGGCCGTAGATGCGGTCGGCGCCGCCGGCCGAGCGGGTCGCGCCGACCTGGCCGGAGACGTTCCAGCCGTCGCCATGCCAATCGCCGCGCAGGGTGTTGCTGCTGGTCTTGACCGTGGTGTTGCGCACGTACGAATCGAGGATGGTCTCGGCGTTGCCGCCGTAGGCGCCGGAGGTGGCGACGCCGTCGACCACGTCCAGCGCGGTGGCGTTGGCCGGGACGAAGTTGGCGTAGCGGCTCTGGTTGACGTTGTCGAAGGTCTCCTCGACGTACAGGCCGGTGTAGGTCAGCTCGAACGCGTCGTTGGGTTTCCACTGCAGCGAGCCGGTGACGCCGTCGCGCTTGCGGGTCTGGGTGAACAGCGCGCTGTTGATCGCGGTCGGGTAGACGCCCTGCTTGCCGGCGGCGACCGCATCGGGGAATCCGGCGCCCTGGATGTCGCTGTAGCCGAAGATCTCCACGCCGTCGCGGCGCAGCGAGCGTTCCGAATGCATCACCGAACCGAGCACGCCGAGCGTGCCGGCGTCGTTCTTCCAGTTGTACAGCAGCGAGGCGTTGGGCTTGCCGTCCTCGGAGCGGTCGTTGTAGCCGTAGCTGACGCTGCCGGTCAGCAGGTCCGGCTCCAGTTCCAGCGGCTTGCGCGTGTGCAGGATCACGGTGCCGCCGAGGCTGCCTTCGTCGATGCTGGCCTGCGGGCTTTTGTACACCTCGGCGCTGCCGATCACCTCCGGCGCCAGCAGC
The Xanthomonas sp. AM6 DNA segment above includes these coding regions:
- a CDS encoding alpha-L-fucosidase — its product is MTSETRLRADRSRHAGAVRKTLASSFSLILALAAVSADAADAPSPTAPTAATLSPDQIDQQWLQATAAYAPERARLVREAAAGARKGPFRPDWASLKNYRSPGWYDNAKFGIFIHWGVFSVPAFGNEWYSRNMYQPDSKESKDYAHHREKYGPQATFGYKDLIPLFTAPKFDPQGWARLFRDAGARYVVPVAEHHDGFAMYDSRLSEWTAAKMGPKRDVIGELSKAIRAEGLHFGLSSHRAEHNWFFDGGRTFESDVNDPRYAGLYGPAQIRLRGKDDADVANDWTPVSQAWLDDWLARTTELVDRYDPELIYFDWWIAHPTFRSTLPTMLAYYYNHGAARGDGVVVNYKLGAFPDGAGTLDIERGQLTGIHPTHWQTDTSVSNASWGYVENDTYKTPTFIVHMLVDVVSKNGNLMLNIGPRADGSIPDTERDILLSIGKWLKTNGEAIYDSQPWRTYGEGPTEVVGGTFQDTKTKPYTAEDFRFTTGHGALYAIELGWPAGGKAVIRSLTPEDGVRGVTLLATGRKVPFEQRADGLHLTLPAKPAGEHAYVFRIDLPSPTR
- a CDS encoding TonB-dependent receptor — its product is MNSRTTTLAISIMAALYLSGNAMAQEAPASGAESKNVQELDTITVTGYRASLEKSQAVKRSANSIVDAISAEDIGKFPDTNAAESLAHLPGISVDRQFGEGEKVSINGTDPALNRVLLNGQTIASGDWGGNPSDTSGRTFNYTLLSPEIIGLMEVYKTPEARIDEGSIGGTVIVHTRKPLDLPKNTIRGSVGYNYNDRSEEGNPRGSALWSWKNDDETFGALISATHDKQDIARAGIEFFGYTTGAGIPATAAISGDGGNVATAKVPAGINSAYFQQTRERNGLQGALQWKPNEQNEFNLTGIYIKGKYNNFSESRYVCPACNSDLQKVTSANVQNGYITSGTVTDGAAGQPYAQLDTNYRESEVTTKSVNLRHDWYGDNWVFTTQVGTTKATGGKNPEYLMKFLLQDGGYNFNYDGSHTGVTYDNNSASNWGLASGQQAGGVEYTTTEDKEKYFQFDAARDLEWGPFNKVLVGYKYINHNNGQNSRGNAIFANQDVLLTDFSPGTTPGGLYDGLGASGDLVTWPTANLNSVLDYLKGLPQPALTPKFGQIYDVKEITSDLYAQMNFEAGKFRGNVGLRYADTKDKSQYYQTSDGGTTYSFQQVSNEYKKPLPSFNIAYDLDDTKVLRFSAAKVIARPRYGDLAGSFSLNSTSGDLTASGGNPDLKPYESTNYDLAAEWYFAPSSMLSAELFYRDIGSYIVSTTTTEILSDPTNGIVNQPYSVTRPVNATGAKVKGASLNYQQAFGYGFGLQANYTYAESSSEDGLNLPYLSRNTYNVIPYWENGPWMVRVNYSYRSKYFTQIGRLDSNVFTDEYKQLDLTASYEINDWMSVNISATNLLDSTYYWYNEVKYAPIGMYKNGRGYQAQLNFKF
- a CDS encoding glucokinase family protein; its protein translation is MSASSSPVGAAASRAEPFIAADVGGTHVRIGLVARGDATDTAPVKVLDYRKYRCADYPGLAEIIGEFLSGVTGPAPTRGVIASAGYALEDGRVITTNLPWSLSPPEIRERLGLQALHLVNDFEAVAYAASSMDASEVLHVTGPRKAQRGPALVIGPGTGLGAAVWIPANGGAVVLATEAGHAALPLGSELELAMAQRLLRTRSYVPVEHFLSGPGLLNLYRVLCELRDAAPVHATPSEVTAAALAGHDALAREALSAFCGLLGSVVGDMALLYGIQSGIYLAGGFLPQIGEFLAASDFVARYLNKGAMRPALEQIPVKLVEHGQLGVIGAANWFLQQQR
- a CDS encoding TonB-dependent receptor; amino-acid sequence: MNRIRLAPLAFAVAAVLAAPASALAQQLPEQPRDATAPPTADGTAATTSAQASPAVQELDAVKVTGYRASLQKSLNIKRNADAIVDAISAEDVGKFPAANVAESLSHLPGVSVDRQFGEGEKVSILGTDPALNRVLLNGQSIASTSWGGDPNNPDSRSFNYSLLAPEVIGSAEVYKSPQASIDEGSLGGTVILHTRKPLELEPDLLTGSVSYGYNDRSEDGKPNASLLYNWKNDAGTLGVLGSVMHSERSLRRDGVEIFGYSDIQGAGFPDAVAAGKQGVYPTAINSALFTQTRKRDGVTGSLQWKPNDAFELTYTGLYVEETFDNVNQSRYANFVPANATALDVVDGVATSGAYGGNAETILDSYVRNTTVKTSSNTLRGDWHGDGWNVSGQVGATRSAGGADRIYGLTFRGNGAYDYAIDHRRVGVDYAVPPSALDTMSVIGATVNRYPNLDKERYAQLDFDHDVAWGPITKLRLGVKATRHSTAQDMYYDSFPADPATTLGAVYGGDTPGGYLDGLSVSDDMRHWPRQSPGALIGYVSGLPGSDTLAPSYGSTFDVVERNRAAYLQADFSGYNYRGNIGVRYVNTRDAIGGYQYDGSAYAPVRYNKSYGEWLPSLNFAYDLSDALILRVAAAKVIARPRYADLTPYVNADDNKLTASSGNPALDPYRSTNYGASLEWYFAPNSVLAGELFYRDISNYILQTLVQRPLHNNTYNREDIYEVTLPQNSGAAKVKGVSLSYQQELGGGFGVAANYTYSKADTQGDYNLPYNSKNSYNLSPYFEKGPWEARLTLGWRSAYFTQIGRLGANQMTDAFTQLDASVSYAITDKVKLQLEGSNLLDETYYSYVGQESQPYYLYKNGRGYMLSVHFTL